In Tachysurus fulvidraco isolate hzauxx_2018 chromosome 5, HZAU_PFXX_2.0, whole genome shotgun sequence, the genomic stretch AAAAGCGCACAGTGCAGCAAACTGTAGTGACTGGCAGTGATGCTATGTATGGATAAAgtgatgttgtgatgtgtgGATATGAAACTCAGTTCTCCGTTTTCTTTCTTACAGCTGCTCTGAACGCGGACCCCACCGTGCTCGGCAAGTACCGCGCGGGCTTTAGCGAGTGCATGAACGAGGTGACGCGTTTTCTGTCCACGTGCGAGGGCGTAAACGCCGAGGTGCGCACGCGACTGCTCGGCCACCTCGCTAACTGCATGACCCAGCTGAACGCAATGAATTACACGGCGCAGGCGCACGCCGGACCCGCGCCGCCTCCTCCTCCGACCTTCGGCCAGCCCGTGGTGCAGATCCCTGGAGCGACGCACGTCCCCGTGCCAGTATCGGTGCCGGGGTGTAAAAGCGCGCCTCCATCCGGCGCGTCGCCGTCCGACGCTGCCAAGGTGTACGGCGGCTTCCAGCTCGTCCCGGCCACAGACGGACAGTTTGCCTTTTTGATTCCCAGCGGCGCGTTCACACCCGGCGGCCCCGTGATCCCGGTGTACGCGAGCGGTGCAGCCACGCCCCTCCCAGCAGCCGCAGCGTCCCCGCGCGAGGCGTCGCTCACTTCAGACTCCGTCTGGAGGCCTtggtagaaaaacaaaaaaaacaagcaaacaaacaaaaagactcATGAAAAGACATTTACACTGTTCATATGCTATGTGTTTGGTTTGTTgaagtttttgttctttttttgtattgaaatgtgttttacgAAGAGATTTTTTTATGCACTATATTTGTACAGTTGAAAGGGAGAGAAGTTCATATTGAAACGAGATTTATACTTATAGCTAATGTCTGTTGGttgcattttttatatttgcGGTATCTTTTTTTCTAAAGGTGATGCCAAAGATATGTGGAATGCTTTGCAAGATTCTTCTTTTTGGAAGACTaataaatttgttaaaaaagaaaaaaatagtctTGTCTTTTTCGTGATGATGTAATATTCCAACTATATGAAGTCTATCTGGGGAATCTTGGGATCAGTTGCCAACCTTAGAACCACAGCTGACAAGACGGGAAATGTATTAATCCTCCACAGAAAACTATTAGCGCCTGGTTAATCGCCTGATGTTACAGGGTGTGAAGATGATTACAATAAAACACGCAGAGACAAGAGGGACGTCTACAAATGCACCAGTCTGTAacgtgtgtgtctgagtttCTACACGCAACAAAACCTCTGCTGTGCACTAATAGCTGCGTCATTTATAGATAAACCTTCGAAGTCAATTTattcaaaaaggaaaaaagaaaaaaaaagtctgacgCACTTTGTAGAGGAAAGAATCCAACTTTTCAAAATCCACTAAGTGTGGCTTATTAaccgcggtgtgtgtgtgtgtgtgtgtgtgtgtgtgtgtgtgtgtgtgtgtgtgtgtgtgtggaggaaagTAGAAAAAAGTGAGTGTATATTTAGAGTTGGATAATTAGCGGAAAgaggacacacgcacacgcacacgcacacgcacacgcacacgcacacgcacacacacacacacacacacacacacacacacacacacacacacacacaaacacacagagagagagagagagagagagagagagagagagacccggAAACAGGACATCAGCCAAGCCACCAAAATGAGCCGATTTATCCAAACGAGGATGCCATCGCGTCCAAAACCGCACAGATCCACCAGTTCCACAGGCAGGGCGCTGGTTTATTTTACCCTTTTGGCTGGTTGACACGAACACACAGCGCCATCTAGCAGTGAACTGTTGATTAACACACCAATGTGAGATGTAAAAGCTTTCATGTTTACGTTTAGACACGCgcttacactttttttttccacgcaTTTGTCACGTGGCCTTTACAAACGTGTTTATTTGATCCACATGGGATTAATTTGTTGACCTTCCATCAAATAACTTTCGTCAATACTCAATTTCCGAACAGTAGCTACCTGCACAGGTGTAAAGAAAAtcctatatatttattgtttaattgcaaaatacaaatacatttattacaataaaatgaaatctgtttgtgtctctaaactctctgtctttattttatacGTCTTTCTCTTTCCACTTTTTAcatagaaacaaacacaaactttcacaaaagtggaaaaagaaaactgcatataataaatacattttttaaaaaataattattttattatttcgaTTGAATTCGaattaattaaatcattatttttaaaaaatcgttctttattttaagcatatttctttttccactttttcaaacatacaaaaaaactaTCTCACTAaccaactaaataaataaataaacacggtcaggcttatttatttatttatttatttatttatttatttatttatttatttgtttgtgtgtttgtttacactgtGCATTCCACCATTCTACTTATTTTATCATCTGGTGttagacctctctctctctctctctctctctctctctctctgtgtgtgtgtgtgtgtgtgtgtgtgtgtgtgtgtgtgtgtgtgtgcgtgtgtgtgtgtgtatgattgtacCTCATCTTGGGGcttccaggttccctgtgacccagaaaattgatggatggaattaaactaaattatatcgatgtttattaaatatcttAAAGGCCCACAAATTTTCTCTTGTTTGACCTTCTTAACAAATTATTACATTATCtatgtaacaacaacaacaacaacaacatcaacaacaacaacaacaacaacaataataataataacaacaataatataataataataataataaaatgtgtttcttgctttttgtttttatttcatcatattatatcaataaaataaattcaaattcaaataagttcaacatttctttaattccgacaatttaataaataacaattatgtatttaaacatttctgtacTTCCACAATTCTCATGTAACCCTGTTACTGAAACCCATTTACCTGTTTAAAAGTAAGAAGAGTCAAACTAATGAATCTCATGACACGAGTTTCATCATCACGATGCTTTCTGACAGAAGGTCGTGTTTTTAAAcgtataatgtgtgtgatttctatgcagttcaattcaattttatttgtctagCACTTTGgacattatctcaaagcagctagAGAGAATACAGGACATCTAGGAGAAAAAGTTcaagatttattattaaacatatttatatgaGATTTTTCTTTAAGCATAAGCAAAATTATGTCTCCAGAAGGAATCTGTATAGAAGCTAATACATCAGCATGAGATATCAGGTGATACTACATGATGGAATCGTACTatacgttgttgttgttgttaccaGGCGATACAGAATGATAACAGTCTGGATGTAATCGAAGCAAagctgagagaaaatctgtgaaaataTCAACAGTATGAAGTACTTGGAGGTTCCTTACATGATAAAAAGTTTCTTTATGGCACTAAGAATCATTTAGTATAAAA encodes the following:
- the her6 gene encoding hairy-related 6: MPADMMEKNSSSPVAATPASMNTVPDKPKTASEHRKSSKPIMEKRRRARINESLGQLKTLILDALKKDSSRHSKLEKADILEMTVKHLRNMQRAQMTAALNADPTVLGKYRAGFSECMNEVTRFLSTCEGVNAEVRTRLLGHLANCMTQLNAMNYTAQAHAGPAPPPPPTFGQPVVQIPGATHVPVPVSVPGCKSAPPSGASPSDAAKVYGGFQLVPATDGQFAFLIPSGAFTPGGPVIPVYASGAATPLPAAAASPREASLTSDSVWRPW